The window AGTGAGTCCCTAATCTCTTGTTGTATTTGTTTGTCTCACAAATCACATACATAGTCTTCCTGTCTCCTTTTGttccttttttttctgttttcggCAATGTGCTGcaactttttttaaaaaaaagaaaaccttATGTTCACATCATTATCATTTTGACTAAATAATTATTGAAGGGTTTTGGTGTCTTGAGTTTTGGAGATTCTAACGTGTTTTTATTATCTCTGCAAACTTTCATGTGGATTTACAATTTATTGATTTTGGTGGAAGCAAATTCGAAATTTTTTGTACAAAGCTTTATGTTAACGTAAAAGAGTTTTGGTTTCAAACCTTGatttaatatatttcaatttaattaagaGGTTGTGCTGTGGGTTTTcggtttgtttttatttgtgcCGTGTGTTTTCATCGTGCTGTGGTTTCtcaatttttttgaaatttgttttcattttttagtGCTAGGAGTAGCTAAGTTTAGTTTGTGGTTTTGAAAATTCTTAATTAGTTGTTTCATTAAGGTTTAATTAATTCCCCTTAATATGTTAATTGTCTCCATTAGTTTAGACATGATTAACCTTAGTTAATTCATTCTCCCTTTTATTGAACCAATAGGAAATTCTGATATTCCTTCAGTTGATTGAGAGACGAGCTTTTCGGTTCTTGCTTCTGTTTAAGCtccaggtgagtggtaattatagtacatgacCCTATTTGATTGAAATATCAGACCAAAAACTGTTTATCGAAAATTAGCATTTATATCTTGAACTTTatgtttactaaatatccttagtattagagcgtatattctggAAACAAGCCTTTATATTTGATTTGTCTTATTATCGGTTACAATCAAAtcattaaaatttgatttgatatgatttgtatttttccgatacgcgatttatcgcagttagtacttttattttagaaatccgataattcgttcaatcagttatgatttatttatttatatatgtatattgtatgttttcaaactggtaaGTGCTCAGtctatctgtatctgttatttgGCCTCTCatcgatcttcataacattaggactTTGCATCTGTCTTGATGTCAGGTTGTCagtttgtcgtcagttgtgtccatattagaatcatgcataggATCGGTGAAGGCAATTATCTGTTATATGTATTTGTTATTGGTAGCGCGCTTACCATCTATCTGGCCCTGGTGGTatgcagtatcaccactctgttacactgtaccatgtgtttaaagcttttgccttattttctgattattctaTTATTTAATACTTTGAAAGGCTTTAGTATtttgtttgacaattgatttcCAGTATGTTGAATTGATTATCTTATATTGACCTTTtagtttaactgattttgaaatactaCATTTTGAACTATATTTGTCCTAATTTAAGAGTATCAGCCTACATGTCTGTCCCTTTTCTGTTGTGTGCTATAActactgctcactgaggttttcgctcgtatagacgaaaatctcataccacgttgaatctttctttttcagattaaggtccctgttcgtgaggtaacccttggattgatgtCGAAGGAGACAACTTaataatttagttttattttatctgtTGGAGACTTTTTGTTATTGAGGTTTAGACTTACGCGTTTGATCCTTTAAGGattattgatgtaattgagaCGAGTTGATATTCTGTTAGTTAATTTTGGACTTTTCATTAGTTtagaattaaggctagcatagattaaagttaacttaatttatgcgccggacATGGCCTGGGTTGGCTCGTGAccagtgttctaaaaatcggccAAGGCGGCCGCCTAGGCGGAGATTTTTTAGAACACCGTCCCGATTTTCACTAATCGGGCGGCATAAATCGGCTGATCGATTTGTGGCCGCCTAGACGGTCTCAGACGGTCCTTGGCGGGTCTAGGCGGCTTCCAGGCGgcctttttgaaaaaattggtccttaaattttatgtcaacttttttaatttaaaaaaaaatattaaaaaaaaccccttaaactattaaatttatttttaagaatattaaatttattttattttgatatattttgttataaatattattttattgatctatttgttattttttttaaggacattaatataaataatattaaaatatgtatgtttTTATCCTaagtattttatattattatttttacatagtataattcatatattaatggtatttatataatactttatttaataaaaataaataaatataaaaaatacaaatccgattaatcccgaTTAATCGCCGATTAATCAGTAAGGCCCTCTCCGTCCGACTAGCGCCTAGCGTCTTTTACAACCTTGCTCGTGACATtttttgtctttctttttagAAGACTTCTTTAATCTTGGACAATCTGTTTGATATGGGTAGGTTTCTTGCATTTGTAGCAAGTAACATCTTGTTGAGTatctttctttcctttatttGCTTTATTGAAGTTTTTCTTGATGATTTTCTTTTGCTTGTTTtcttttgcaaaaaaaattctaaactgTACGGATAGCTTTTTCAAAATCAGATTATATGTCTGAAGCATTAGTTTATGAATTAGCTTTCAAGATGGATTTGCTTTTCTTCTCATTACTAGTTTAGTTGTTAATTGGGTTGATTTTCATTTTATATGTAAGCAAAGATCATATGAATTCATCATATGAGTAATTTGATAAATCTTTAGCTTCGTTGATTGTTTTGAGCTTTGAATTCCATATTGTTGGCATTGTTCTCATTAGTTTCTTGATAAGTTCAtcatctttatttaattttcctaGATTATTATCTTGTCACAATTGTGGTGAATCTAGTATTCCTATTAGATATGGAATCATTTTGCTCCATCTTGAATAACTCGAACAAATTTTACCCCACCTACTTTCACTTACTATTACATTCAATTACACCTCAAAACAAACAAGATTAGCTACCCTCACTTATCCTCACTTACTTTAAAATACCTTCATCCAAACAAGCTGTTAACAAAATCACAACATGAAATACAATTATACTCATTAGTATCAAGTGCACGGTGTAACATGTTTATATGTTTAACATTCATAGAGATTTTATTCCAATCATTTTCATCAAAATCATATTCGAcatacaaaaataatttttccaTCAACAATAGTTGTAGGAATAGAAGGTCCATCTTTAATTAAGCTTCAGTATATCCCAgactaaataaaaatattcattcTTTTTTTCCATAATATGTATTTTGTACCATAAAACAAGAGTAGTTGTTGATGGATTGGCCgtttagaaaaatatttagaATGTTATTTAAATTGCTAGTCATATTGGAATCTTTAACTCTTAGGCGATTAAATCTACAGGTTAAGAGTGCTCAAGCTATGATACCAATTGTTGGTCTGAGATAGGCTAGAATATATCATAAAAGAAGGGGGTGTAAAttgaatatttaaaaaaaaaattgttttgagtAAATAAAAGTATTCTTTGAAAACAATATTTATGGTCAAAATATATGTGCCCAAAGATGCGGATTAAATGTTTGTAAAACTTTAAATAGTTTAGTGAATATAAACTTGACTAGATTTAAATCTCTCTAACGGATAATATTATACAGATAATTTAAATATGTAAAATAGTAAAGATAGTAGGGGTAAGCGAGATTTTGGCACGAAAATTTCATAGTGGTATGGAAAATCTCGGGATACTCCACTCCCAAGTAGACCCGGCAAAGCGACACGACTCAATAAcacgacacgacacgaacacgacatgcttttttagtgttagtgtttagggttttatgGCACGATACGAAATGACACGTTAattttcgtgtcattttcgtgtcaacccgaaaacacgaaactgacacggatattgaaaattattgttatattctctcgtgttttttatatcactttattaatacacataataaaatgataattattaattgcaaatattggtttgaatttcctaaattgttataaacacattacatgaccctctaacatgatattatcgaacttttcgataattattgttaacatactaatttaaaaatgatataaaatgtttaacaacagtaccatatcttcttatatttttaagagttattattaatatatatgcataacaaaattacatgtaacccgaaaacacgacacgaaatcgacactaacccgaacaggttaacacgactttgacacgaaagtttttgggttgggtttgggtttactcttttttgACATGAACCCGAAATGACATGACAcaaacacgactcgaacacgataattgccaggtctactTCCAAGACCACGTCTTGAGattttataaacaatcatttaATAGGAACATATTAAGAAATTGTTTCGACACTAACCTTATCAAGACCTACATGTACTTAACAAACTGTACTAAGTTGTAGTGTCAAAGTTTACCAAATTTTACAGGTGCTTGACAGATATTTCCCTTACTTTTACAAGATATGCTAAAAAACTTATAAAGCTTCATAGTGCTTAATGAATcattataattattttcttcTATAAGAATTACACTCTGATAACTTTTAAAGACAATGTGATTGAACTCTCTACACACTCCCTTGTATGTTTTAAAGCCATACTTTTGAAGCTTAAATTAGAAGCTTGTAATGAATATTTGAATCTAACATGAATAACACTTAATATTTAATCTCTTTGAAGAATGTTGAAAAGACTTTGGAATAATCTCAAAGATGAACAAATGTTGTAAGTCTTCCAATTTTCAAATGAAGCTTGAATACTCCTTTTATAGATGTAAAAGATATATGTGTTGTGACTCACAAAATTAGTTGTTAGACATAGAATATAATCATTAAGACATAAAAAGAGTTGTTTGAAATTGGCCGATAATTCTTCATTTTGTGCCTTTATTACTTTCTACAAAGAATTGCTTTTCTTTATCTCTGTTATATGTGATGAATTTACTTTATCATTGTGATCTTTATATCAATTCTGATTGCATCAACTCCTTTGTAGTAAACAATTTTGATGCTCATAGTAGTAAAGAATGATAAATTTTGTtctaattttcttttctttatgttTGCAGATTGTTTTCTCGAATGTAGATTGTCAGACTGAtcaattcttcttcttttatataAGATTGTTCTTTGTAATAATACTTTGTAGGTTTACATCACTATTTGAGTTACACCCTATCCAAAATGTTGTTTTTGTCTCTACCTATTATTTGGTAGCATTTGTCCTACATCCATTCAAAATGCTTATTTTTACCCTCTTGTTTATTCTCTGGTAACATTTGTTCtatgacctatccaaaatttgtgaaATCTCAAAAGGATAAATGCTACCGGATAATAAATTAGGGGGCAACGTCTAGCATTTTGGATAGGTTAGAGAccaaatgttaccaaataataggttaggggccaaaaaccaacattttaaataaattaagaccaaatagtgctttaatattttgtatattttaagTAGTATGTATTTATCTTTAATTTTCATACTTATAATTATGTCAAAGAACAtttatttgataattatttatctCGTTTTCTTTAATCATCATTTTATAATGAATAACCTTACTACGGTGAACAACCTGGCTATAGTCAATAGTTCAAATACATTGAATAGTAAATAATCAAAATACTCTAGGAGTCAACATCTCTCATGATATAATAGCCTggcaaaaaaaattcatgttgtTGAGAAGAAATGCTTATTTTGTGGAGGGGCTAATAAGTCTTTTATTCACTTGTTTAAGGACTGTGAGATTTTTAGATAGAACTAGAGAAATCTTGGTCTTTCTGTCAAAGTTTACCAATTAGGTGGTTCTTTTTGTTTGGACTAGTTTTGGGTGGTTTATCTTGATATTGATAGAGTTTTAACATGCTTTTCAAGGTTTCAAAACATATGAGCAAACAAAATACCAATCCCTCGAGAATCTACCATATGCAATTAAAATTAAGGTTAAAAAAACCAATACCTTTCACCAAAGGATGTAATAAGAATGTCCATTTGAACGAGATTGGAGAGTTTATAATCGAGCTCCCTCTACGTCATCACTCGGGTAAAAATTAAACTCGTTTGGAATGttcgatgtgacagttaaataatagtcaaaccaattttttcaattttcagaaACGTAAGGCTAAAAAcgttaattcaaactgtaatgtgactaaaaaaaactataaaagtCCTAATTTAAACTGTAAAAAGTATAATTTCAAACACAggtttaaaagaataaaatatttttaagttGATGTTAACTACTAACTAATTTGACAAGAAAAAGTTTAATTAATgagtttaaaaataaatagttaaaaattaaaattaaattaaaattttataaaacataaaaggacaaattttgatatttttcttaTTCCTATAGAAAACCGAAACCGGTAGATCTACCAGTCACTgttgaatttttaaaaaatatatatgtttaccAGTTTTTTTACAAAATGAAACAGGTAGTTTCCGGTTTCGCCAAACCTTAGTTAGCAGAGTCCACAGTGGGAAATATGCTAAATTGGGACCCTTATGAGGAATAAATTCTCGGGTAAAATCCCCATTTCCCACCTAGTGGAGGAGAAATTTTCCGGAGATTTCTCATTTCCGTCGAGAGTATCCCCAGCAGGAACAGGGCATTGCCCCATTAACAATTCTAAAAATGGGTAAGAGTATTCCTCCAACCAATCAACACCAAAATTGACATCTTTAGCAAATATATAAATCCATAATAAACAATCACAACTTTAATCTAGTGGAAAACATGCATCTGTGTCTAAATTTCACTGCATCAgcaatattactgaactgaaccaTACAAATGGAGAGATTGAATTCTAGAGTAGGAAACACTTTCCCATTCTATCttatacaaaataataaattattcttaTCTTACACAAAAATAACTCTTAAATCACAAACACCCCCAAATAACCACAAGCACAAACAAGGACCTTATTCGGCTCTCGATTGACCAGCTCGAGACGAAAGAATGATGCCAACAATAAGACCGTAGAGGGCCAAAGCTTCAGCAAAGATAAGAATCAGGATCATTCCAACAAAAAGCTTTGGCTGTTGTGCATTAGCTCTGCAAAATACAATTCACCATTAAAATGAAAGCATACCAAGGATTATGTGATAATATATACTCTATGATCATGTATACATGATGTATAtgcaacaaaataataatagtgTCAGTCGagttatctctataaattatgTTAGAAATTGACAGCTCTAAGCTCTAACCGCATCCACAAATCTTTACAATGTTAAGGCTACTTATAATAAATGTCACACAGAAGCAAATAATGATATAAAGTTAAATTTTTCTTATCGAATTGTGGTGGCATTATAACAACTCGATCCTTATTCTTGAGATTGCAGGAGATCATACCTTTATTATTTTCCCAATCTCATTAATTCCAGCCCCAAATTTAGCTCAGATTTCAAGAACTTTGGATAAAAGAACTTAGGGTTAAAAGCATGAACAATCATTAAATCCATTAGTAATTGTTCACTATGGTCATAAAACTTCACTTTGGCCAATAAAGTTACTCAAGTCTTGTTtctgtttcaataaaatcatttggCAGTTTTTAGTTCATTTTAATGACGAGATGCTGACTAGAATGGTTAGAGAAACCAACTTAAAGCTACATACGTACATGATGTCAAAATTTTAGTGCTAGATCAACAAATtaagttcttatattaagcaccgggtcttccatgtcactcggagaacccccaattcacatttggacatgtGTATTATGAccccacataataattaaaatagtgggatCCCTTATAATATACATGGGtccatgttacacgtgtcaaaatatgtatggaaggtcctccatttgacataGAAAACCGGGTGCTTCTAATAGTTTGCCCAATAAATTTTGCTAGTGATGTCACCCTATTTAGGCATGAACTAACCTAAGAAATAGATTGGTCAATTCAGATTTTGACACGGGACTCTAACATGGCGTTAAGTTGATTGGTAGTCAGCACTCCGGCACTAAAATTGCTGGAAAATCAAAGTAATTATCTTGGAAAAAGataaaatttcaattatttattGGCACAGATCGAAGTTTTGTTTATTGGCACCAACTCAAGTTTTGTGATCATGGTAAAACATTAAAACCGTCTTGCATTTAACCCAAAGAACTTGAGATCCTTACCAAATAGTACAAAAAAGATTCTCATAGCACAAAAGTAAAATTCGAGCTCCTACTCTTATCCAAGCACAATATGAATACGAAACCtaatttattctctttttaACAGCAATTCCTAATTAGTTGGGTTGGTGGAAAAGAGATACAACCTTTTAAAGGTATTCGTATTCCTCATACTAAAAGAATAACTTTCAGCAAAAGATTTACAAGCAGTGTTCTCTTAACCGAGTTTCAGACATATTACTTCACGAGAAATTTTGGATTAATACACTGACACATACCACCTCACGAGGGATGGTTGGCCTTAAGTGGCATCAATTGATTTATTACTCCAGGAACTCGGTAGAATTTGTCATTACTTGGCAAGAAGAATACCAGAAATCTATAATTAAAGTTACCATGAAACTAACTTTCCGAATCAAAACAGCAAAATTTTAACCCAATTTCTAAAGCAAGGACGTTGTCATTCTTTCTCGGCACAAGGCTTATCCAATAAATAGTTCCGAAATTTAGCAGGAAGATTAGACATCAACACTAGGCGAATAAATTACAGCGCAAATTCTCAGAAAAATCAAAAACCAAGTATACAGATATTACCTGACACCTGCATCTCCTACGATGCCAATAGCCATACCAGCCGAGAGACCAGCAAGGCCACAGGAGAGACCAGAGGAAAGGTGAGCGTATCCATCAAAAAGATAATACGATTTAGCCTTAGGGTTAATTCCGGTACTGATGATAACAGCAATAATTAAACCGTAGATACCCAAAACTCCAGCCATAACAACTGGTACAATCGATTTCATCACCAATTCAGGTCTCATCACACCCATGGATGCAACACCAACACCGCTCTTAGCGGTTCCATATGCAGCTCCCATGCCTACACATTGAAAGCACGGATCTAGATTAACATCATAGGAATCGGTATTGATCAAAACATAAAAAGGACTAGAGATCAATTGAGAAATCGATTTTGAAGATTGGCTTACAGGAGAAGACAAGGGCTGCAGCAGCGCCAAGGAAGCCGAAGAACGGAGCAGTCTCATCGCCGCTGAATCCCGTGGACATTGttctttatttttgaaaattgttgCTTCCAATCGCAGATATCTGGTGTATGTGTATTGATTGATGCTCGTGAACCCTTAAATGGACCTTCGCTCTGCAATCCGAGTTAAATAAGGGAGAGATGCTGGGTAGAGATATTTAGAGGATAAAATAAGTCTTTTTTCTATATGGAAGTCACAATTTGTTGTAAATTACAATTACGACTAATTTAGGTGTAAAGGAAATTACTTCaatttttatttgataaaaaaGATTTAGTAGTTGAAACTAGGCAAATATAAATTTACAAACTTATCACGGGTTATTTACGAAAATCGAATCATCATCTGGGAAAAAAGAACATATGGCATCACCGTAGCAAAACTGATTAATACAACTTCGTATTGAATATATTGGCTTAGGAAGTTTTAAAAGACTCAGTCAAGAATCTACTTGTTACAACAATCACGTATGATCTCGTGAATCACAAATCTAGTGGGCTTAAGGGATATTAGGCCCTGATATCCATGGGCACATTGACCTATCAACATGTGACACGTAGCACGACAAAGCTCTCATAACCGTCTTCTAACTCGATCACGGTACAAAGAGAGTGAGCACAACTAAATGTACATTACTTCATTCATTCATTAAGCTTACATCTTAGCTTTGATTTACTATTGtgttcatcctcaagtcttacctcaaactgacttaggcatcagagcaAGTTAGCCAAACAACGGTCCTCTTTGACATTGTTTCTGTCCACTTGCAGGTTTACAAGTGGACTCACGAGATTCAACCGCATCAAATTGGTGTGATGAGCGTGGAACAAACATAATAATGACCCGCTTAAGCAGTTCCATACAACTCCCATCCTCCAGTCCACTCCATGTGTCCGGAGTCTAGAGAGCAATAGAAGGAGAAGCACACAGGCAGTTTTAAGTCGACCACGACCTAGCTTTGGAAACGGCGGAGGATACTGAAGCCCTAGATGCCAAACAACAAATGCTCTTAGGCGCAATCTCCCGATGACTCGTAGAAAACCTAGGATTTGTTCATGACATcatcaatgttatgtgacaagAACGCGTCATCTAAATGGAAAAAGTTAAAGAGAAGTTGGAGATAACAGAGGAAACTATCATGTACATGAACAAACTTGAGAATACCAACTGGTTAACCGGAAACCACACTATCTAAAGTTGTCGTTGTCCGCGGGACGGATCACCAAGAGATCGACTAAGAGATTTTGGCACCCAACTGAAGGAAAGAGAAAACTTTCCAATAAGGCCCCACAGATCCAGAACTCCCTCCGCACGAAATGCAAGGAACGATAATGAG of the Euphorbia lathyris chromosome 7, ddEupLath1.1, whole genome shotgun sequence genome contains:
- the LOC136200584 gene encoding V-type proton ATPase subunit c4, with amino-acid sequence MSTGFSGDETAPFFGFLGAAAALVFSCMGAAYGTAKSGVGVASMGVMRPELVMKSIVPVVMAGVLGIYGLIIAVIISTGINPKAKSYYLFDGYAHLSSGLSCGLAGLSAGMAIGIVGDAGVRANAQQPKLFVGMILILIFAEALALYGLIVGIILSSRAGQSRAE